A window of the Zeugodacus cucurbitae isolate PBARC_wt_2022May chromosome 2, idZeuCucr1.2, whole genome shotgun sequence genome harbors these coding sequences:
- the LOC105216613 gene encoding sorbitol dehydrogenase, with product MANDNLTAVLYGIEDLRLEQRPVPEIADDEVLLRMDSVGICGSDVHYLVHGRIGDFVLTKPMVIGHEASGVVAKVGKKVKHLVVGDRVACEPGVPCRYCDHCKAGQYNLCPDMVFCATPPYDGNLTRYYKHAADFCYKLPDHVTMEEGALLEPLSVGVHACRRAGVGLGSKVLVLGAGPIGLVTLLAAQAMGAEQVLITDLVQQRLDVAKELGATHTLLMSKDDSAEEVAKKVHQVMGVEPDKSIDCCGAESTTRLSIFATRSGGCVVIVGMGAAEPKIPLINALAREVDIRGVFRYCNDYPAALALVASGKVNVKRLITHHFDITETAKAFETARYGHGGAIKVMIHVQPRDANNKA from the exons ATGGCAAACGATAACTTAACAGCGGTTTTGTACGGCATCGAGGATTTACGTTTG gAACAACGTCCCGTTCCCGAAATTGCAGATGATG agGTGCTCTTGCGAATGGACTCCGTTGGCATCTGTGGTTCCGATGTGCATTATTTAGTTCATGGACGCATTGGCGATTTTGTGCTCACCAAACCAATGGTAATCGGACATGAAGCTTCTGGCGTCGTAGCTAAAGTAGGCAAGAAAGTAAAACATCTGGTTGTGGGCGATCGTGTAGCTTGTGAGCCGGGTGTACCCTGTCGTTACTGTGATCATTGCAAAGCTGGTCAATATAATCTATGTCCCGATATGGTATTCTGTGCTACACCACCTTATGATGGTAACCTCACACGCTACTATAAACATGCTGCTGATTTCTGTTACAAACTGCCCGACCATGTAACCATGGAGGAAGGTGCACTGTTGGAACCACTTTCGGTTGGTGTACATGCTTGTCGTCGTGCTGGTGTGGGACTTGGCTCGAAGGTGCTCGTATTGGGCGCTGGTCCAATTGGTTTGGTCACGCTTTTAGCAGCGCAAGCTATGGGTGCGGAACAAGTATTGATCACAGATTTGGTGCAGCAACGCTTGGATGTCGCCAAAGAATTGGGTGCCACTCACACATTACTCATGAGTAAAGATGATAGCGCCGAAGAGGTGGCGAAAAAAGTGCATCAAGTAATGGGTGTTGAGCCCGATAAGTCGATCGATTGTTGTGGTGCGGAGTCCACAACACGTCTCAGCATTTTC GCTACACGTTCAGGCGGTTGCGTTGTTATTGTAGGTATGGGTGCCGCTGAACCAAAAATACCCTTGATCAATGCCTTGGCACGTGAAGTAGATATTCGTGGTGTCTTCCGTTACTGCAATGA TTATCCCGCTGCACTGGCATTAGTTGCGTCTGGTAAGGTGAATGTGAAACGTTTGATTACCCACCACTTCGACATAACAGAAACAGCTAAGGCATTTGAGACCGCACGTTATGGACACGGTGGTGCCATCAAAGTCATGATTCACGTGCAACCCAGAGATGCAAATAATAAAGCCTAA